Genomic window (Ruminococcus flavefaciens AE3010):
CTTTAAAGTCTTGTTTCTTCTCTTACGAGTCATCATTGCACCTTTAATACGTGCCATAGTCTTTTACCTCCAAATATTAAAATTACGGGAATTCGTTCAAAAGCTTTGCGGTGATCCGCTCAGATCACATATAAGGAACGAGCTTCTTGATTGTAGGTGCATTTGTGCAGTCAGCCACACCTGCGTTACGAGCGATTCTCTTGCGCTTTGTATCCTTCTGAGTAAGTCTGTGTCTCTTGTTGGTGTGCTGGTACTTTACCTTACCGCTTCCTGTAATCTTAAAACGCTTCTTAGCGCCAGAGTGAGTTTTAACCTTTACCTTTGCCATTATATTATCCTCCTTACTTAGCGGCCTTTGGGGAAACGAACATTACTATGCTGCGTCCCTCCATTTTAGCCGGCTTATCCACAGTGCCTGCCGCAGAAACTGCTTCCTTGAAACGATCAAGAAGTTCGTTGCCAAGTTCGGGATGTGCAATAGCTCTTTTACGGAATCTTACCGATACCTTGAGCTTGTCGCCGCCCTCTAAAAATTTGACAGCCTGATTTACCTTCGTCTCAAAATCGTGAGTGTCGATAGTGGAGAACATTCTGATCTCCTTGATCGAAACGACCTTCTGATTTTTTCTTGCTTCCTTCTCACGCTTAGCCTGCTCGAAGCAATACTTACCGTAGTCCATGATTCGGCATACGGGCGGTGTTGCCTGCGGAGCGATCTTTACGAGATCCAGATCCTGATCG
Coding sequences:
- the rpmI gene encoding 50S ribosomal protein L35 — translated: MAKVKVKTHSGAKKRFKITGSGKVKYQHTNKRHRLTQKDTKRKRIARNAGVADCTNAPTIKKLVPYM
- the infC gene encoding translation initiation factor IF-3, which encodes MTISKQELQINEEIRDKEVLVIDADGKKLGVLSAKEAQQIAFDQDLDLVKIAPQATPPVCRIMDYGKYCFEQAKREKEARKNQKVVSIKEIRMFSTIDTHDFETKVNQAVKFLEGGDKLKVSVRFRKRAIAHPELGNELLDRFKEAVSAAGTVDKPAKMEGRSIVMFVSPKAAK